Proteins from a single region of Starkeya sp. ORNL1:
- a CDS encoding GyrI-like domain-containing protein — MIRLLRSTLPLALIALLAAGAPLAAQAPSEPPPPPAQQAPPAAAPDAEMTSPPVVDPKGVDTQKVPPAAAAPQDNAGVAATPINPLEKPDGFGESVDMKPTPVLQKRGQSGWDEGFQSIVTALKEVDAELTRLKLKPSGPPLIIYTSTDDAGFDFEAAIPFSGATTEKPSVQFELAASPAGKALRFTHRGSYDAMDPTYEQIANLLDAKDLEAQDLYIEEYRSDPRTTSQDDLVIDIYVPLK; from the coding sequence ATGATCCGTTTGCTTCGCTCGACCCTGCCGCTCGCGCTCATCGCGCTGCTCGCCGCCGGCGCTCCGCTCGCCGCGCAGGCGCCTTCCGAACCTCCCCCGCCACCCGCACAGCAGGCGCCGCCTGCCGCGGCGCCCGATGCCGAGATGACATCGCCACCGGTGGTCGATCCCAAGGGCGTCGACACCCAGAAGGTGCCGCCCGCGGCGGCGGCACCTCAGGATAATGCAGGGGTCGCTGCGACGCCCATCAATCCGCTCGAAAAGCCCGACGGGTTCGGCGAATCGGTCGACATGAAGCCGACCCCGGTGCTGCAGAAGCGCGGCCAGAGCGGCTGGGACGAGGGTTTCCAGAGCATCGTCACGGCGCTGAAGGAGGTCGATGCCGAATTGACCCGGCTGAAGCTGAAGCCCTCCGGCCCGCCGCTGATCATCTACACCTCGACCGACGATGCCGGCTTTGATTTCGAGGCGGCAATTCCCTTCAGCGGCGCCACCACCGAGAAGCCGAGCGTGCAGTTCGAATTGGCGGCCTCGCCGGCCGGCAAGGCGCTGCGCTTCACCCATCGCGGCTCCTATGACGCGATGGACCCGACCTATGAGCAGATCGCCAACCTGCTCGATGCCAAGGATCTCGAGGCGCAGGATCTCTATATCGAGGAATATCGCAGCGATCCGCGTACCACCTCTCAGGACGACCTCGTCATCGATATCTATGTCCCGCTGAAGTGA
- the dapF gene encoding diaminopimelate epimerase, translating to MTALADRPFIKMNGLGNEIVVLDLRDAPIAVPPAEARALARPEVLPFDQIMALYPPRVAGTEAFVRIINADGSEAGACGNGTRCIALYEAGRIGRNHVLFESIAGLLDCVVTPEGVTADIGRPRFGWAEIPLAEEFADTRAIELQIGPIDAPVLHSPSVVNVGNPHAIFWVENVEAHDLGRFGPLLENHPIFPERANISLAQVVSPGHIVLKVWERGAGLTKACGSAACAAAVSGARTGRTGRKVRVTLPGGDLFIDWRESDDHILMTGPAEFEFDGKLTPAMLGEPAASGAA from the coding sequence ATGACAGCGCTCGCAGACCGCCCCTTTATCAAGATGAACGGCCTCGGCAACGAGATCGTCGTGCTCGATCTGCGCGACGCGCCCATTGCCGTGCCGCCGGCGGAGGCGCGTGCGCTGGCGCGGCCGGAGGTGCTGCCATTCGACCAGATCATGGCGCTCTATCCTCCACGCGTTGCGGGCACCGAAGCGTTCGTGCGCATCATCAATGCCGACGGCTCGGAGGCCGGGGCCTGCGGCAATGGCACGCGCTGCATCGCGCTCTATGAGGCCGGGCGAATCGGGCGCAATCATGTGCTGTTCGAAAGCATCGCCGGCCTGCTCGACTGCGTCGTGACGCCTGAGGGCGTGACCGCCGATATCGGCCGCCCGCGTTTCGGTTGGGCCGAAATCCCGCTGGCGGAGGAATTCGCCGATACCCGCGCCATCGAATTGCAGATCGGCCCGATCGACGCGCCGGTGCTGCATTCCCCCTCCGTGGTGAATGTCGGCAATCCCCACGCGATCTTCTGGGTCGAGAATGTCGAGGCGCATGATCTCGGCCGTTTCGGCCCGCTTTTGGAAAATCACCCGATCTTCCCCGAGCGCGCCAATATCTCGCTGGCCCAGGTGGTCTCGCCCGGGCACATCGTCCTGAAGGTGTGGGAGCGCGGCGCCGGCCTCACCAAGGCTTGCGGCTCGGCTGCCTGCGCCGCCGCCGTGTCCGGCGCCCGCACCGGCCGCACCGGCCGCAAGGTCCGCGTGACCTTGCCGGGCGGCGACCTCTTCATCGATTGGCGCGAGAGCGACGACCACATCCTCATGACCGGCCCGGCCGAGTTCGAGTTCGACGGAAAGCTGACGCCCGCCATGCTCGGCGAGCCGGCGGCGAGCGGCGCCGCCTGA
- the mtaB gene encoding tRNA (N(6)-L-threonylcarbamoyladenosine(37)-C(2))-methylthiotransferase MtaB, which yields MSIEVLTFGCRLNTLESEAVKNAASAAGLERTVVVNTCAVTAEAVRQAKQSIRRLKREDPERRIVVTGCAAQTEPGTFAEMDEVARVVGNADKAKPETWALARQAFDFGIGGEEKAVVGDIMSVRETALHLIEGMEGRTRAFVQVQNGCDHRCTFCIIPYGRGNSRSVPMGEVVAQVRRLVENGYSEVVLTGVDLTSYGIGLPGAPKLGQLVRTLLRHVPELRRLRLSSIDSVEADDDLVAAIAEEERLMPHLHLSLQAGDDLILKRMKRRHLRRDAIEFCARLRRLRPDIVFGADIIAGFPTETEPHFRNSLRLVDECGLTHLHVFPFSPRKGTPAARMPQLAREAIKERARRLREKGAEALQRHLAGEIGRRRAVLAETEGMARTEAFTPVRLVRPLVAGTISDVRIAGHDGARLIAA from the coding sequence ATGTCGATCGAGGTCTTAACCTTCGGCTGCCGGCTCAACACGCTCGAATCCGAGGCGGTGAAGAATGCCGCCAGTGCCGCCGGCCTGGAGCGCACCGTGGTCGTCAATACCTGCGCGGTCACGGCCGAGGCGGTGCGGCAGGCCAAGCAGTCGATCCGCCGGCTGAAGCGCGAGGATCCGGAGCGGCGCATCGTCGTCACCGGCTGCGCGGCGCAGACCGAGCCGGGGACCTTCGCCGAGATGGACGAGGTGGCCCGCGTCGTCGGCAATGCCGACAAGGCCAAGCCCGAGACCTGGGCGCTTGCCCGGCAGGCATTCGACTTCGGCATAGGTGGCGAGGAGAAGGCGGTCGTCGGCGACATAATGAGTGTGCGCGAGACCGCCTTGCACCTCATCGAAGGGATGGAGGGGCGCACCCGCGCTTTCGTGCAGGTGCAGAATGGCTGCGATCACCGCTGCACCTTCTGCATCATCCCCTATGGCCGCGGCAATTCCCGCTCGGTGCCGATGGGCGAGGTGGTTGCCCAGGTTCGCCGGCTCGTGGAGAACGGCTATTCCGAAGTGGTGCTCACCGGGGTCGACCTCACCTCCTACGGCATCGGATTGCCCGGCGCGCCGAAGCTCGGGCAATTGGTGCGCACGCTGCTGCGCCATGTGCCGGAACTGCGCCGGCTGCGCCTCTCCTCGATCGATTCCGTCGAGGCCGATGACGACCTCGTCGCCGCCATCGCCGAGGAAGAGCGGCTGATGCCGCATCTGCACCTCTCGCTGCAGGCCGGCGACGATCTGATCCTCAAGCGCATGAAGCGCCGGCATTTGCGCCGCGACGCCATCGAATTTTGCGCCAGGCTGCGGCGTCTCAGGCCCGACATCGTGTTCGGCGCCGACATTATCGCCGGCTTTCCCACCGAGACCGAGCCGCATTTCCGCAATTCGCTGCGCCTGGTCGACGAATGCGGCCTGACTCACCTCCATGTCTTCCCGTTCTCGCCGCGCAAGGGCACGCCGGCGGCGCGCATGCCGCAGCTTGCCCGCGAAGCGATCAAGGAGCGTGCCCGCCGCCTGCGCGAGAAGGGCGCGGAAGCCTTGCAGCGCCACCTCGCCGGCGAGATTGGCCGCCGTCGCGCGGTGCTGGCGGAGACCGAGGGCATGGCACGCACCGAAGCCTTCACGCCGGTGCGGCTGGTCCGCCCGCTCGTTGCCGGCACGATTTCCGACGTTCGCATTGCCGGCCATGACGGCGCCCGGCTGATCGCGGCATGA
- the ftsY gene encoding signal recognition particle-docking protein FtsY: protein MSDTENARPSFWKRLTQGLTKTASGLSTGITDLFTKRKLDASTLEDLEDVLIRADLGVETAARIAEAVGKGRYDKSIEPDEVRSLIAAEIETVLKPVAHPLVFDAAAKPFVLLMVGVNGSGKTTTIGKVAAQLRAQGKKVVLAAGDTFRAAAIEQLKVWADRTGAVVVAREPGADAAGVAFDGLAKAKADGADVLIVDTAGRLQNRAELMSELEKVVRVLKKQEPAAPHAVVLVLDATVGQNALSQVEAFRRVAGVTGLVMTKLDGTARGGILVAIAAKHGLPVHLIGVGEGVDDLAPFEARDFARAIVGLD, encoded by the coding sequence ATGAGCGACACCGAGAACGCCCGCCCGAGCTTCTGGAAGCGCCTGACGCAGGGCCTGACCAAGACCGCGTCCGGACTTTCCACCGGCATCACCGACCTCTTCACCAAGCGCAAGCTCGATGCCAGCACGCTCGAAGACCTGGAAGACGTGCTGATCCGCGCCGATCTCGGCGTCGAGACCGCGGCACGGATCGCGGAAGCGGTCGGCAAGGGGCGCTACGACAAGTCGATCGAGCCCGATGAGGTGCGCTCCCTGATCGCCGCCGAGATCGAGACGGTCCTGAAGCCCGTCGCGCACCCGCTGGTGTTCGACGCCGCGGCCAAGCCGTTCGTGCTGTTGATGGTCGGGGTCAACGGCTCGGGCAAGACCACCACCATCGGCAAGGTCGCGGCACAACTGCGCGCCCAGGGCAAGAAGGTGGTGCTCGCCGCCGGAGACACCTTCCGCGCTGCCGCCATCGAGCAGCTCAAAGTCTGGGCCGATCGCACCGGCGCCGTCGTCGTCGCCCGCGAGCCCGGGGCGGACGCCGCCGGCGTCGCCTTTGACGGGCTGGCCAAGGCCAAGGCGGACGGCGCCGACGTGCTGATCGTCGACACCGCCGGCCGCTTGCAGAACCGCGCCGAGCTGATGTCTGAACTCGAGAAGGTGGTGCGCGTTCTCAAGAAGCAGGAGCCGGCCGCGCCGCACGCGGTGGTGCTGGTGCTCGACGCCACGGTTGGCCAGAACGCGCTCTCGCAGGTCGAAGCGTTCCGGCGGGTGGCCGGGGTGACGGGACTGGTGATGACAAAGCTCGACGGCACGGCTCGTGGTGGTATTTTAGTCGCCATTGCCGCCAAGCACGGACTACCGGTGCATCTGATCGGGGTCGGAGAAGGTGTGGACGACTTGGCTCCCTTCGAGGCACGGGACTTCGCAAGGGCTATTGTGGGGCTGGACTGA
- a CDS encoding septation protein A → MTEATVPGTETSKTPARTMHPLLKFVLEMGPLVIFFIANGRGGIYVATGAFMVATFAALALMWIIARKIAVMPLISAAVVLVFGTLTIVLQDDHFIKLKPTLVNALFGIALLGGMALNKPLLPYVLGDVFHIDAEGWRKLTIRWGIFFIVMAVLNEIVWRSVSTDTWVAFKTFGYLPLTFVFALLQAPLLTKHAVETETDEVAKAPAE, encoded by the coding sequence ATGACCGAAGCTACCGTGCCGGGGACCGAGACCTCCAAGACCCCCGCCCGCACCATGCACCCGCTGCTCAAGTTCGTGCTGGAGATGGGCCCGCTGGTGATCTTCTTCATCGCCAATGGCCGTGGCGGCATCTATGTGGCGACCGGCGCCTTCATGGTCGCCACCTTCGCGGCGCTGGCACTGATGTGGATCATCGCCCGCAAGATCGCGGTGATGCCGCTGATCTCGGCGGCCGTGGTGCTGGTGTTCGGCACGCTCACCATCGTCCTGCAGGACGACCACTTCATCAAGCTGAAGCCGACCCTGGTGAACGCGCTGTTCGGCATCGCGCTGCTCGGCGGCATGGCGCTGAACAAGCCGCTGCTGCCTTATGTGCTGGGCGACGTGTTCCATATCGATGCCGAAGGCTGGCGCAAGCTGACCATTCGCTGGGGCATCTTCTTCATCGTCATGGCGGTGCTGAACGAGATCGTCTGGCGCTCGGTCTCGACCGACACCTGGGTGGCGTTCAAGACCTTTGGCTATCTGCCGCTCACCTTCGTGTTCGCCCTGCTGCAGGCGCCGCTGCTGACCAAGCACGCGGTAGAGACCGAGACCGACGAGGTCGCGAAAGCCCCGGCGGAGTAG
- a CDS encoding aldo/keto reductase: MQYRPLGRTGLEVSALCLGTMTFGQQNTEAEGHAQLDYALDHGVNFVDTAEMYSVPPRPETQGSTERIIGAWMRARGNRDRIILATKVAGRGEATWLRNDGSPTRPNRAHVHEAVDKSLARLGTDYIDLYQVHFPGRPVQWGSNPTRWKHHEGDEVAIEETLAALGDLVRAGKVRHIGISNESGWGTMRYLAEAEARGLPRIASIQNAYNLLNRTYEVALAEISMRENVSLLAYSALAQGYLTGKYQKGARPPGARTTLFNRGQRYETLGAEEAIDAYLEIAREAGLDPSQLAIAFALSRSFMTSVILGATSMEQLKADIGATDVVVTKELEAKIDAVHQRVGNPCP, translated from the coding sequence ATGCAATATCGTCCTCTCGGCCGCACCGGGCTCGAGGTGAGTGCACTTTGCCTCGGCACCATGACCTTCGGCCAGCAGAACACCGAGGCCGAAGGACACGCCCAGCTCGACTATGCGCTCGATCACGGCGTCAATTTCGTCGACACCGCGGAAATGTATTCGGTTCCTCCGCGGCCGGAGACGCAGGGCTCGACCGAGCGCATCATCGGCGCGTGGATGCGGGCGCGCGGCAATCGCGACAGGATCATCCTCGCCACCAAGGTCGCCGGCCGCGGCGAGGCGACCTGGCTGCGCAATGACGGCTCGCCGACCCGGCCGAACCGTGCCCACGTGCATGAGGCCGTCGACAAGAGTCTCGCGCGGCTCGGCACCGACTATATCGACCTCTACCAGGTGCATTTTCCCGGCCGGCCGGTTCAATGGGGCTCCAACCCGACCCGCTGGAAGCACCATGAGGGCGACGAGGTCGCGATCGAGGAGACGCTCGCCGCGCTCGGTGACCTGGTGCGCGCGGGCAAGGTGCGACACATCGGCATCTCCAATGAGAGCGGCTGGGGCACCATGCGCTATCTGGCCGAGGCCGAGGCAAGGGGCCTGCCGCGCATCGCCTCGATCCAGAACGCCTACAACCTCCTGAACCGCACCTATGAGGTTGCCCTCGCCGAGATTTCGATGCGCGAGAATGTCAGTTTGCTGGCCTATTCGGCGCTGGCGCAGGGCTATCTCACCGGCAAGTACCAGAAGGGCGCGCGCCCGCCCGGCGCCCGCACCACGCTGTTCAATCGCGGCCAGCGCTACGAGACCCTCGGGGCCGAGGAAGCTATCGACGCCTATCTGGAGATCGCCCGCGAGGCCGGGCTCGATCCCTCGCAGCTGGCGATCGCCTTCGCGCTGTCGCGCAGCTTCATGACCTCGGTGATCCTAGGCGCCACCAGCATGGAGCAGCTGAAGGCGGATATCGGTGCCACGGATGTGGTGGTGACCAAGGAGCTGGAGGCGAAGATCGACGCCGTGCACCAGCGGGTGGGGAACCCTTGTCCTTGA
- a CDS encoding arylesterase, producing the protein MLLAFALVWGATSARAEPIRLVAFGDSLTAGLGLPANQAFPAKLEAALKAGGHDILIENAGVSGDTATAGLARLDWSVPDGTQGVILELGANDALRGLDPAITEKALDDTLARLKARGIPVLLTGMLAPPNMGAAYKQRFDTIYPALAKKYGVPLYPFFLDGVAGDVKLNQADGIHPLAQGVDIIVARMLPAVEAFLAQIAEGKPG; encoded by the coding sequence ATGCTGCTGGCTTTCGCACTGGTTTGGGGCGCGACTTCGGCGCGCGCCGAGCCGATACGCCTCGTCGCCTTTGGCGACAGCCTCACCGCGGGGCTCGGACTGCCGGCAAACCAGGCCTTTCCGGCGAAACTGGAAGCCGCGCTCAAGGCCGGCGGACACGATATTTTGATTGAGAATGCAGGGGTTTCCGGCGACACCGCGACCGCCGGGCTCGCCCGCCTCGACTGGTCGGTCCCCGACGGCACGCAGGGCGTGATCCTCGAGCTCGGCGCCAATGACGCGCTGCGCGGGCTCGATCCGGCGATCACCGAGAAGGCGCTCGACGACACGCTGGCGCGGCTGAAGGCACGCGGCATCCCGGTGCTGCTCACCGGAATGCTGGCGCCGCCGAACATGGGGGCGGCCTACAAGCAGCGCTTCGACACCATCTATCCGGCGCTGGCGAAGAAGTATGGCGTGCCGCTCTATCCGTTCTTTCTCGACGGCGTCGCCGGCGACGTGAAGCTCAACCAGGCCGACGGCATCCACCCGCTGGCGCAGGGTGTCGACATCATCGTCGCCCGCATGCTGCCGGCGGTGGAGGCGTTCCTGGCGCAGATCGCGGAGGGCAAACCGGGCTGA
- a CDS encoding ABC transporter ATP-binding protein, which produces MQANSSSSSEPAIRLNKVELSLGSGAARVHILKGVSLNIGRGEAVGLVGPSGSGKSSLLMVLAGLERADSGTVTVAGQELTGFSEDALARFRGRHVGIVFQSFHLIPTMTALENVAVPLELAGRADAFARAAAELALVGLGERLDHYPAQLSGGEQQRVALARALAPEPAILVADEPTGNLDEATGLQIMDLLFATQARRGSTLVVVTHDLNLAKRCDRVVRLRSGHIEPDMADEAVPA; this is translated from the coding sequence ATGCAGGCGAACTCCTCCAGCAGCTCTGAGCCCGCCATCCGCCTTAACAAGGTGGAACTTTCCCTCGGCAGCGGCGCGGCGCGCGTCCATATCCTCAAAGGGGTGTCGCTGAATATAGGCCGCGGCGAGGCGGTTGGCCTGGTCGGGCCGTCCGGTTCCGGCAAATCGAGCCTGCTGATGGTGCTTGCCGGGCTGGAACGCGCGGATTCCGGCACGGTGACGGTGGCCGGGCAGGAACTCACCGGCTTCTCCGAGGACGCGCTGGCGCGGTTCCGTGGCCGCCATGTCGGCATCGTGTTCCAGTCCTTCCATCTGATCCCGACCATGACGGCGCTGGAGAATGTCGCGGTGCCGCTGGAACTCGCCGGCCGCGCCGACGCCTTCGCGCGGGCGGCGGCGGAACTGGCGCTGGTCGGCCTCGGCGAGCGGCTCGACCATTATCCCGCCCAGCTCTCGGGCGGCGAACAGCAGCGCGTGGCGCTGGCCCGCGCCCTGGCGCCGGAGCCGGCGATCCTCGTCGCCGACGAGCCGACCGGGAACCTCGACGAGGCGACCGGCTTGCAGATCATGGATCTCTTGTTCGCCACCCAGGCGCGGCGCGGATCGACGCTGGTGGTCGTTACCCACGACCTCAACCTCGCCAAGCGCTGCGATCGCGTGGTGCGGCTGCGCTCCGGCCATATCGAGCCGGATATGGCAGATGAGGCCGTGCCGGCATGA
- a CDS encoding FtsX-like permease family protein, whose protein sequence is MTLLAREATDAGAPAFSAPGVLAKARIAARFALRELRGGVRGFGVFLACIALGVAAISGVGSFSRALTDGLARQGSTLLGGDAAFTLVQREATPAEYALLSGAGKVSTVATLRAMARTGEGDALVSTLAEAKAVDGLYPLTGALTLDPALPLADALAAKDGVYGAVVDPMLAERLNLKPGGVFQIGDAKLRLSALIEKEPDSLATGLGFGPRLMISQDALKASNLLQPGSLVRWHYRVKLNDPTRLHAFLDAVKAGAPEAGFEVRSREAAAPRLEDNVKRFTQYLTLVGLTALLVGGVGVANAVKSHLDAKRGVIATFKTLGAPGGMVFSIYLIEVGLIAAAGIAIGLLVGAALPFIITWAFGSLIPIPIDPSVQPAALALAVAYGALIALAFALWPLGLAHDVPVSALFRDHVDGGRTRPRKLYVALTGLAAATLAGLAVAVSDEPRVAIYYLVAAVSVLIALRLVAVGIMAVARRLPRPKATSARLALGNIHRPGALTPTVVLSLGLGLTLLVTLALIDRSLTRELTANLPKQAPSFFFLDVPSTDEDRFATFLKTQAPSADVETVPMLRGRLLTMGGRKVEDITPPAEFAWVLSSDRGITYSQSVPEGSKLTAGEWWPADYAGPPLVSFEREIADAFGLKIGDTVTVNVLGRVITAKIANFRQVEWERLAINFVMVFSPNTFRGAPHTALATLSFPDGAGDAQERAVARTVAKDFPAVTAVRVKEALEQFGELVSQLVLAIRGASLVTLLASVLVLAGALAAGHHHRVYDAVILKTLGATRARLIGAYALEYAVLGLATAVVAVGAGTLAAYVVVTQVMKAGFAWSSGAALAAVAVALVLTVGFGLVGTWRALGQKPARILRDL, encoded by the coding sequence ATGACGTTGCTCGCCCGCGAAGCCACCGATGCCGGTGCGCCGGCCTTCTCTGCGCCCGGCGTGCTCGCCAAGGCGCGCATCGCGGCCCGTTTCGCCCTGCGCGAGTTGCGCGGCGGGGTGCGCGGCTTCGGCGTGTTCCTCGCCTGCATCGCGCTCGGCGTCGCCGCCATTTCCGGCGTCGGCTCGTTCTCGCGCGCGCTCACCGACGGGCTGGCCCGCCAGGGTTCGACGCTGCTCGGCGGCGATGCCGCCTTCACGCTGGTGCAGCGCGAGGCGACGCCTGCCGAATACGCACTGCTGAGCGGCGCGGGCAAGGTCTCGACCGTCGCCACGCTGCGCGCCATGGCGCGGACCGGGGAAGGCGACGCACTAGTCTCCACCCTCGCTGAGGCCAAGGCGGTCGACGGCCTCTATCCGCTGACCGGCGCCCTCACGCTCGACCCCGCTTTGCCGCTAGCCGACGCACTGGCGGCCAAGGATGGCGTCTATGGCGCGGTGGTCGATCCGATGCTGGCGGAGCGGCTGAACCTCAAGCCGGGCGGTGTCTTCCAGATCGGCGACGCCAAGCTGCGGCTCAGCGCGCTGATCGAGAAGGAGCCGGATTCGCTCGCCACCGGCCTCGGCTTCGGGCCTCGGCTGATGATCTCGCAGGATGCGCTCAAGGCCTCGAACCTGCTGCAGCCCGGCAGCCTGGTGCGCTGGCACTATCGGGTGAAGCTCAATGACCCCACCCGGCTCCACGCCTTCCTCGACGCGGTGAAGGCCGGCGCACCGGAGGCCGGCTTCGAGGTGCGCAGCCGCGAGGCCGCCGCCCCGCGGCTGGAGGACAACGTCAAGCGCTTCACCCAGTATCTCACGCTGGTCGGCCTCACCGCGCTGCTGGTCGGCGGCGTGGGCGTGGCGAACGCAGTGAAGAGCCATCTCGACGCCAAGCGCGGCGTCATCGCCACCTTCAAGACACTCGGCGCACCGGGCGGCATGGTGTTTTCGATCTATCTGATCGAGGTCGGCCTCATCGCCGCCGCCGGCATCGCCATCGGACTGCTGGTAGGCGCGGCATTGCCGTTCATCATCACCTGGGCGTTCGGTTCGCTGATCCCGATACCGATCGACCCTTCGGTGCAGCCCGCGGCCTTGGCGCTGGCCGTCGCCTATGGCGCACTGATCGCGCTCGCCTTCGCGCTCTGGCCGCTCGGCCTTGCCCATGACGTGCCGGTCTCGGCGCTGTTCCGCGACCATGTCGATGGCGGACGCACCCGGCCGCGCAAGCTCTATGTCGCGCTCACCGGTCTTGCCGCCGCGACGCTGGCGGGGCTTGCGGTCGCGGTCTCCGACGAGCCGCGCGTCGCCATCTATTATCTGGTCGCCGCGGTCAGCGTGCTGATTGCGCTGCGTCTGGTGGCGGTCGGCATCATGGCGGTGGCCCGCCGCCTGCCGCGTCCGAAGGCGACCAGCGCGCGGCTCGCGCTCGGCAATATCCACCGGCCCGGCGCGCTGACCCCGACCGTGGTGCTCTCGCTCGGTCTCGGCCTGACGCTGCTGGTGACGCTCGCCCTCATCGACCGCAGCCTGACGCGCGAACTGACGGCGAACCTGCCGAAGCAGGCGCCGAGCTTCTTCTTCCTCGACGTGCCGAGCACCGACGAGGACCGCTTCGCCACCTTCCTCAAGACGCAGGCGCCTTCGGCCGATGTCGAGACCGTGCCGATGCTGCGCGGTCGCCTGCTCACCATGGGCGGGCGCAAGGTCGAGGATATCACTCCGCCGGCGGAGTTCGCCTGGGTGCTCTCCTCCGACCGCGGCATCACCTATTCGCAAAGCGTGCCGGAGGGCTCGAAGCTCACCGCCGGCGAATGGTGGCCGGCCGACTATGCCGGCCCGCCGCTGGTGTCGTTCGAGCGCGAGATCGCCGACGCCTTCGGCCTGAAGATCGGCGACACCGTCACGGTAAATGTGCTGGGCCGCGTCATAACCGCGAAGATCGCCAATTTCAGGCAGGTGGAATGGGAGCGGCTCGCCATCAATTTCGTCATGGTGTTCTCGCCCAACACCTTCCGCGGCGCCCCGCACACCGCACTCGCCACGCTCAGCTTCCCGGACGGTGCCGGAGATGCGCAGGAGCGGGCGGTGGCGCGGACTGTGGCGAAGGATTTCCCGGCGGTGACCGCGGTGCGGGTGAAGGAGGCGCTGGAGCAGTTCGGCGAGCTGGTCAGCCAGCTGGTGCTGGCGATCCGCGGTGCCAGCCTCGTCACGCTGCTCGCCAGCGTGCTGGTGCTGGCCGGCGCGCTCGCCGCCGGGCACCATCACCGGGTCTATGATGCGGTGATCCTGAAGACGCTCGGGGCGACGCGGGCGCGGCTGATCGGCGCCTATGCGCTGGAATATGCCGTGCTCGGGCTCGCCACCGCCGTGGTCGCGGTCGGCGCCGGCACGCTCGCCGCCTATGTGGTGGTGACGCAAGTCATGAAGGCGGGCTTCGCCTGGTCGAGCGGGGCGGCGCTCGCCGCGGTCGCGGTGGCGCTGGTGCTCACCGTCGGATTTGGCCTCGTCGGCACCTGGCGGGCGCTCGGGCAGAAGCCGGCGCGCATATTGCGGGATCTTTGA
- a CDS encoding Bax inhibitor-1/YccA family protein produces the protein MSDYDRNVAQPRFGTTVTRTEAAIDQGLRSYMLSVYNYMTLGLAITGAAALGIYMLAVSDVATQYAIGRGIYLTQFGYTLFVSPLKWVVMLAPLAAVFFLSFRVNRMSVPAAQAVFWLYAALVGVSLSTIFLVYTHDSIVRVFFITAATFGALSLYGYTTPRSLSAMGSFLIMGLFGIIIASLVNIFLGSTMLQFIISVVGVLVFAGLTAYDTQRIKEMYFAGDDSVIMGRKAIMGALTLYLDFINLFMMLLQLFGNRDE, from the coding sequence ATGTCCGATTATGATCGCAACGTCGCCCAGCCGCGTTTCGGCACGACGGTGACGCGGACGGAGGCCGCGATCGACCAGGGCCTCCGCTCGTATATGCTCAGCGTGTACAACTACATGACGCTGGGGCTCGCCATTACCGGCGCCGCCGCGCTCGGCATCTATATGCTGGCCGTCTCCGACGTCGCCACGCAGTATGCCATCGGCCGCGGCATCTACCTCACCCAGTTCGGTTACACGCTGTTCGTCAGCCCGCTGAAGTGGGTGGTGATGCTGGCGCCGCTTGCTGCGGTGTTCTTCCTCAGCTTCCGCGTCAACCGCATGAGCGTCCCCGCCGCACAGGCCGTGTTCTGGCTCTATGCCGCGCTGGTGGGCGTCTCGCTGTCGACCATCTTCCTCGTCTACACCCATGACAGCATCGTGCGGGTGTTCTTCATCACCGCGGCGACCTTCGGCGCGCTGAGCCTCTACGGCTACACCACGCCGCGCAGCCTGTCGGCGATGGGCTCGTTCCTGATCATGGGCCTGTTCGGCATCATCATCGCCAGCCTGGTGAACATCTTCCTCGGCTCGACGATGCTGCAGTTCATCATCTCGGTGGTGGGCGTCCTGGTGTTCGCTGGCCTCACCGCCTACGACACCCAGCGCATCAAGGAGATGTACTTCGCCGGTGACGACAGCGTCATCATGGGGCGCAAGGCCATCATGGGCGCGCTGACCCTGTACCTGGACTTCATCAACCTGTTCATGATGCTGCTCCAGCTGTTCGGCAATCGCGACGAGTGA
- a CDS encoding lysozyme inhibitor LprI family protein, whose translation MAEVMAGRLAAALIIATGMVSAGPSAVHAASFPCSQASAPDEIAICRTPDLNDADVDMSVRYEMLRALLPMGGAGALQDAQRAWLAQRRLCGGDVGCLRSAYAQRIGALKAGFQQIVSRGPY comes from the coding sequence GTGGCTGAAGTAATGGCAGGACGGCTGGCGGCGGCACTGATCATCGCCACCGGCATGGTGAGCGCTGGCCCGTCGGCGGTCCACGCGGCTAGCTTCCCCTGCTCGCAAGCATCGGCTCCGGACGAGATCGCCATCTGCCGCACGCCGGATCTCAACGATGCCGATGTCGATATGTCGGTGCGCTACGAGATGCTGCGCGCGCTACTGCCGATGGGCGGCGCCGGTGCCCTGCAGGACGCGCAGCGGGCGTGGCTGGCGCAGCGCCGGCTGTGCGGCGGCGATGTCGGCTGCCTGCGCTCGGCCTATGCCCAGCGCATCGGTGCGCTGAAGGCCGGCTTCCAGCAGATCGTCAGCCGCGGCCCCTATTGA